A region of the Pseudomonas asiatica genome:
CTCGACACCGATGTGCTGGCCGCCTACCACGGCGACCCGGCGGCGCGCAGTGTCGATGAAGTCCTGCTGTGCTACCCAGGCATCCTGGCGATCATCCACCACCGCCTGGCGCACCACCTGTACCAGGCCGGCCTGCCGCTGCTGGCGCGGATCAGCTCGGAGTTGGCGCATTCGGCGACGGGGATCGACATTCACCCCGGGGCGCAGATCGGCCCGAGCTTCTTCATCGACCACGGTACCGGCGTGGTGATCGGCGAAACCGCGATCATCGGCGAGCGCGTGCGCATCTACCAGGCAGTGACCCTGGGCGCCAAGCGCTTCCCCAGCGATGAGTCGGGCACCTTGCACAAGGGCCTGCCACGCCACCCGATCGTCGAGGACGATGTGGTGATCTATGCCGGGGCCACGGTGCTGGGGCGGATCACCATCGGCAAAGGCTCGACCATTGGCGGCAATGTGTGGCTGACCCGAAGTGTGCCGGCCGAGAGCAACATTACCCAGGCCAACCTGCAGCTGGATTGCCAGGACAAGAACTGATCTGGCATTTCCTTGGCCTGTACCGGCCTCTTCGCGGGTAAACCCGCTCCCACAGGGCCCCCACAGATTTTGAATCCTGTGCAGTACCTGTGGGAGCGGGTTTACCCGCGAAAGGGCCGGAACAGGAGGGCACCAATCAGCGCCCCAATTCGCATTGAAATCCGATCCATGTTTAACTTGAACGCTTGTTCAATGAAAAAACGCTGGTCCGCTGCCGGTGTTCAACAGGAGGATTCCTTTGCTGAACCCGTTCATTCCGAGCCTTACGTCATTCGACGAGGTGCGCCCCCAATGAGTGCACCGACCCCTTCCCTTGCCAATGGCAAGATCCGCATGAACCCCCCGGTGTTCTATTTCGCGGCAAGTTTCATCCTCATCTTCGGCCTGGTGGTTATTTCCTTCCCGCAAGCAGCAGGCGACTGGTTGCTGGCGGCGCAGAACTGGGCGGCGAACACGGTCGGCTGGTACTACATGCTGGCGATGACGCTGTACCTGGTCTTCGTGGTGGTCACCGCCTTGTCCGGCTACGGCAAGATCAAGCTCGGTGCCGACCACGACGAGCCCGAGTTCAGTTACCTGTCGTGGGCCGGCATGCTGTTTGCCGCCGGCATCAGCATCACCTTGTTCTTCTTCTGCGTGTCCGAACCCCTGACCCACATGCTGCAGCCGCCCCAGGGCGAAGCGGGTACGGCCGAGGCCGGGCGCCAGGCGATGCAGATCCTGTTCCTGCACTGGGGCCTGCATGGCTGGGGCGTGTTCGCCTTCGTCGGCATGGCCCTGGCCTACTTCGCCTACCGGCACAACCTGCCGCTGGCCTTGCGTTCGGCGCTGTACCCGCTGATCGGCAAGCGCATCAACGGGCCGATCGGTTATGCAGTGGACGGCTTCGGCATCATCGCCACGGTGTTCGGCCTGGGCGCCGACATGGGCTTTGGCGTGCTGCACCTGAACGCCGGCCTCGACTACCTGTTCGGCATCGACCACAGCCAGTGGGTGCAAGTGCTGCTCATCACCCTGATGATGGGCGCGGCGGTGGCCGTGGCCGTGGCCGGGGTGGAGAAGGGCGTGCGGGTGATGAGCGACATCAACCTGTTCCTGGCCTGCGCGCTGTTGCTGTTCGTGTTGTTCGCCGGGCCTACCCAGCACCTGTTCAACACGCTGATCCAGAACCTCGGTGACTACCTGGGTGCCTTGCCGCGCAAGAGCTTCGACGTTTATGCCTACGGCGAGAACCGCGACTGGCTGGGCGGCTGGACGGTGTTCTACTGGGCCTGGTGGATTGCCTGGGCGCCGTTCGTGGGCCTGTTCATCGCCCGCATCTCCCGTGGCCGCACCATCCGCGAGTTCGTCTTTGGTGTGCTGTTGATTCCGCTGGGCTTTACCCTGGCGTGGATGTCGATCTTCGGCAACAGCGCCCTGGACCAGGTCATCAACCACGGCATGACCGCGCTGGGCCAGTCGGCGCTGGATAACCCGTCGATGAGCCTGTACCTGCTGCTGGAGACCTACCCCTGGAGCAAGACGGTGATCGCCATGACGGTGTTCATCAGTTTCGTGTTCTTCGTCACCTCGGCCGACTCGGGCACCGTGGTGCTGTCGACCTTGTCGGCCAAGGGTGGTGATGCAGACGAGGACGGGCCGAACTGGCTGCGCATCTTCTGGGGCGCGATGACGGCGCTGATCACCAGTGCGCTGTTGTTCGCCGGCAGCATCGATTCGCTTAAATCGGCGGTGGTGCTGACCTCGCTGCCGTTCTCGCTGATCCTGCTGTGCATGATGTGGGGGCTGCACAAGGCGTTCTACCTGGAGTCGCAACGGCAGATTGCGCAGATGCATTCGCTGGCCCCGTTCGCCCAGTCACGCCGCGGCCGTGGTGGCTGGCGCCAGCGCCTGAGCCAGGCGGTGCACTTCCCGTCGCGTGATGAGGTGTACCGCTTCATGGACGACGTGGTGCGCCCGGCAATTGCCGATGTGCGTGAAGTGTTCGAACAGAAGGGGCTGGTGCTGATTACCCAGGACGACCCGAGCCACGACAACGTCAGCCTGAAGATTGGCCATGGCGAGGAACAGCCGTTCATTTACCAGGTGCAGATGCGTGGCTACTTCACGCCATCGTTCGCCCTGGGTGGGCTGGGTACGCAAGAGTTGAAGAACCGCCGTTACTACCGGGCGGAGGTGCACCTGAGCGAAGGCAGCCAGAACTATGACCTGGTGGGCTACAGCAAGGAGCAGATCATCAACGACATCCTCGACCAGTACGAACGGCACATGCAGTACCTGCATCTGGTCCGCTAGATTGCTGGGGCCGCCTTGCGGCCCATCGCGACACAAGGCCGCTCCTACAGGAAATCGCGTTCCCCTGTAGGAGCGGCCTTGTGTCGCGAAAGGAGGCCGAAGGCCTCCCCAGGTCCCTGTCAGAAGGGCGCATCCCCAAGGATGGTCGCCCGATGCATCACCCGCCGGTTCGGTCGGTAGTCATCCACGGCAAAATGCTGGGTCACGCGGTTGTCCCAGAACGCCACGTCATTCTCCTGCCACCGCCAGCGAATGCTGAACTCCGGCCGCGTCGCATGGGCAAACAGCAGCTTCAACAGTGCCTCGCTTTCCAGTTCGCTCAGCTCATTGATGCGCGTGGTGAACCCCTCATTGACGAACAACGCCTTGCGCCCGCTCACCGGATGCGTGCGCACCACCGGGTGCGACAGCGGCGGGTTGTTGCGCCGGGTTGCTTCCCAGCGCGCCAGGTCTTCCGGCGTGGTACCAAAGCGCTCCAGCGGGAACGACTTGGTGAAGTCATGGGTAGCGGTCAGCCCGTCGAGCAGCTCGCGCAGCGGCGCCGACAAGGCTTCGAAGGCAGCGATGCCGCTGGCCCACAGGGTGTCGCCGCCGTAGGCCGGCAACTGCTTGGCGCTGAGCACCGCGCCCAGGGCCGGGGTCGGCAGGAAGGTCACGTCGGTGT
Encoded here:
- the epsC gene encoding serine O-acetyltransferase EpsC, producing MSEQPSPGHWQLQSIVTGLRGAREQWRTRNGRSSGEQGGRELPSREAMRHILEQLCGALFPMRLGPVDLREESEDFYVGHTLDAALTALLAQARLELRYAARQSKGELAGVDAHALSLVQGFAAALPGLRVLLDTDVLAAYHGDPAARSVDEVLLCYPGILAIIHHRLAHHLYQAGLPLLARISSELAHSATGIDIHPGAQIGPSFFIDHGTGVVIGETAIIGERVRIYQAVTLGAKRFPSDESGTLHKGLPRHPIVEDDVVIYAGATVLGRITIGKGSTIGGNVWLTRSVPAESNITQANLQLDCQDKN
- the betT gene encoding choline transporter BetT is translated as MNPPVFYFAASFILIFGLVVISFPQAAGDWLLAAQNWAANTVGWYYMLAMTLYLVFVVVTALSGYGKIKLGADHDEPEFSYLSWAGMLFAAGISITLFFFCVSEPLTHMLQPPQGEAGTAEAGRQAMQILFLHWGLHGWGVFAFVGMALAYFAYRHNLPLALRSALYPLIGKRINGPIGYAVDGFGIIATVFGLGADMGFGVLHLNAGLDYLFGIDHSQWVQVLLITLMMGAAVAVAVAGVEKGVRVMSDINLFLACALLLFVLFAGPTQHLFNTLIQNLGDYLGALPRKSFDVYAYGENRDWLGGWTVFYWAWWIAWAPFVGLFIARISRGRTIREFVFGVLLIPLGFTLAWMSIFGNSALDQVINHGMTALGQSALDNPSMSLYLLLETYPWSKTVIAMTVFISFVFFVTSADSGTVVLSTLSAKGGDADEDGPNWLRIFWGAMTALITSALLFAGSIDSLKSAVVLTSLPFSLILLCMMWGLHKAFYLESQRQIAQMHSLAPFAQSRRGRGGWRQRLSQAVHFPSRDEVYRFMDDVVRPAIADVREVFEQKGLVLITQDDPSHDNVSLKIGHGEEQPFIYQVQMRGYFTPSFALGGLGTQELKNRRYYRAEVHLSEGSQNYDLVGYSKEQIINDILDQYERHMQYLHLVR
- the tauD gene encoding taurine dioxygenase, which produces MSLTITPLSPALGAQISGVDISRDITVEERDAIEQALLQHQVLFFRDQPINPQQQARFAAHFGDLHIHPIYPNVPETPQVLILDTAVTDVRDNAVWHTDVTFLPTPALGAVLSAKQLPAYGGDTLWASGIAAFEALSAPLRELLDGLTATHDFTKSFPLERFGTTPEDLARWEATRRNNPPLSHPVVRTHPVSGRKALFVNEGFTTRINELSELESEALLKLLFAHATRPEFSIRWRWQENDVAFWDNRVTQHFAVDDYRPNRRVMHRATILGDAPF